Proteins encoded within one genomic window of Haladaptatus sp. QDMS2:
- the pepF gene encoding oligoendopeptidase F — protein sequence MSSVPERSEISAEHKWDLDSLYASVDEWETAYEEAESQIEDLEEYEGQVTDDAETLLSILQLEEAVMRRVSNVASYARMRRDEDTRDQDAQALLGKAQTLVSKASSASSYIEPELQQSTRDQLQAFVETEPELATYEHYFDEVLRMKPHTRSAEVENLLAELGEVTGASGEIYNMLTNADLTFPSVDHDGEEVTITQSNFTKLQQEQDRDLRRKVYETFYGEWETIRNAVGSSYKNSVKADVKLSRARNYDSAREAALDSANIPVDVYDNLLSVVRDNLDLLHQHAELKRDSLGVDDLQMWDIYMPMVNSESPEIPYEDAREYIVEAVAPLGEDYQNRLARGLDSRWVDVYENKGKQSGAYSGGTYDSQPFILMNYQDDLSSLFTLAHELGHSLHSEYTSDTQPYVYSGYEIFVAEVASTVNESLLTHHLLETVEDENLRRHILNEYLERFRSTLYRQTMFADFEHQTHQLVENGEPLTPDRLDGLYRDLKKEFYEPAVVDDHIAREWMRIPHFYRAFYVYQYSTGISAAVALTEDILERGEPAANDYIEFLRGGSSTYPLELLRGAGVDMASPEPVESALSVYGQYLDEFAQLQ from the coding sequence ATGAGTTCGGTTCCCGAACGAAGCGAAATTTCTGCAGAGCATAAGTGGGACCTCGACAGTCTCTACGCCTCGGTCGACGAGTGGGAGACGGCCTACGAGGAAGCCGAATCCCAAATCGAGGACTTAGAAGAGTACGAAGGACAGGTCACCGACGACGCCGAAACGCTACTCTCGATTCTCCAGCTAGAGGAGGCGGTGATGCGCCGGGTTTCGAACGTCGCCTCCTACGCCCGAATGCGCCGGGACGAGGACACCCGCGACCAAGATGCACAGGCGCTCCTTGGAAAGGCTCAAACGCTCGTCTCGAAGGCGTCAAGCGCCTCAAGTTACATCGAACCTGAACTCCAGCAGTCCACTCGCGACCAGCTCCAGGCGTTCGTTGAGACCGAACCCGAGCTCGCGACCTACGAGCACTACTTCGACGAAGTGCTGCGGATGAAACCCCACACCCGGTCTGCGGAAGTCGAGAACCTGCTCGCCGAACTCGGCGAGGTGACCGGCGCGTCCGGTGAAATCTACAACATGCTCACCAACGCGGACCTCACCTTCCCGTCGGTCGACCACGACGGCGAGGAGGTCACCATCACCCAGAGCAACTTCACCAAACTCCAGCAAGAGCAGGACCGCGACCTGCGCCGGAAGGTGTACGAGACGTTCTACGGCGAGTGGGAGACCATCCGGAACGCGGTGGGGTCCTCGTACAAGAACAGCGTGAAGGCGGACGTGAAGCTCTCTCGGGCACGCAACTACGACTCCGCGCGCGAGGCCGCCCTCGACTCCGCGAACATCCCGGTCGACGTTTACGACAACCTCCTCTCTGTCGTCCGCGACAACCTCGACTTGCTCCACCAGCACGCAGAACTCAAGCGCGACAGCCTCGGCGTGGACGACCTCCAGATGTGGGACATCTACATGCCGATGGTCAACTCAGAATCCCCGGAGATCCCGTACGAGGACGCCCGCGAGTACATCGTCGAGGCGGTGGCTCCGCTCGGTGAGGACTACCAGAACCGCCTCGCGCGCGGACTAGATTCGCGCTGGGTCGACGTCTACGAGAACAAGGGCAAGCAGTCGGGTGCGTACTCCGGCGGAACCTACGACTCCCAGCCGTTCATCCTGATGAACTATCAGGACGACCTGTCGAGCCTGTTCACGCTCGCTCACGAACTCGGCCACTCGCTGCACTCAGAGTACACGAGCGACACCCAGCCGTACGTCTACAGCGGCTACGAAATCTTCGTCGCGGAGGTGGCGAGTACGGTCAACGAATCGCTACTCACCCACCACCTGCTGGAGACGGTCGAAGACGAGAACCTCCGGCGACACATCCTGAACGAGTACTTAGAACGGTTCCGCTCGACGCTGTATCGCCAGACGATGTTCGCGGACTTCGAACACCAGACCCACCAGTTGGTCGAGAACGGCGAACCGCTCACGCCGGACCGACTGGACGGCCTCTATCGCGACCTGAAAAAGGAGTTTTACGAACCGGCCGTCGTGGACGACCACATCGCCCGCGAGTGGATGCGCATCCCCCACTTCTATCGCGCGTTCTACGTCTACCAGTACTCGACGGGCATCAGCGCGGCCGTCGCGCTCACCGAGGACATCTTAGAGCGGGGCGAACCCGCCGCGAATGACTACATCGAGTTCTTGCGCGGTGGCTCTTCGACGTACCCACTCGAACTCCTCCGTGGGGCGGGCGTGGACATGGCCTCGCCGGAACCAGTCGAATCTGCCCTGTCCGTGTACGGTCAGTATCTCGACGAGTTCGCGCAGTTGCAGTAG
- a CDS encoding proteasome-activating nucleotidase codes for MSRSPSLPDRPRLDLDSDLSDDERLAVLEEHFAEILQVNRELGNQLEKTQNHGEKLREDVSRLERENETLKTASLYLATIEDLTDEGVVIKQHGNNQEVFVEVSQQLKDRLEAGDRVAINDSFGIQTRLEQETDARAQAMEVTANPQVSYEDIGGIDDQIREVRETVELPLLDPGQFEEVGIQPPGGVLLYGPPGTGKTMLAKAVANQTDATFIKMAGSELVQKFIGEGSRLVRDLFKLAEEKEPAVIFIDEIDAVASKRTDSKTSGDAEVQRTMMQLLSEMDGFDDRGDIRIIAATNRYDMLDSAILRPGRFDRLIEVPEPNEEGRLQILQIHTRRMNLVEEIDFETLAAETEGFSGAEIESLSTEAGMFALRDERTEVRMADFVDALDKLTSDDDPVGQPVAFY; via the coding sequence ATGTCACGCAGCCCCTCTCTCCCTGACAGGCCGCGGCTCGACCTGGACAGCGATCTGTCCGATGACGAGCGCCTCGCGGTCTTAGAAGAACACTTCGCGGAGATCCTGCAGGTGAACCGCGAGCTCGGCAACCAACTCGAAAAGACCCAGAACCACGGTGAGAAACTTCGCGAGGACGTTTCGCGACTCGAACGGGAAAACGAGACGCTCAAGACGGCCTCGCTGTACCTCGCCACCATCGAGGACCTTACCGACGAGGGCGTCGTCATCAAACAGCACGGCAACAACCAGGAGGTGTTCGTGGAGGTCTCCCAGCAACTGAAAGACCGCCTCGAAGCCGGTGACCGCGTCGCGATAAACGACTCCTTCGGAATCCAGACGCGCCTCGAACAGGAGACCGACGCCCGCGCACAGGCGATGGAGGTCACGGCCAACCCACAGGTGTCCTATGAGGACATCGGCGGCATCGATGACCAAATTCGCGAGGTGCGCGAGACGGTCGAACTGCCGCTGCTCGACCCCGGCCAGTTCGAAGAAGTCGGCATCCAGCCACCCGGCGGCGTCCTGCTCTACGGCCCACCAGGCACGGGCAAGACGATGCTCGCGAAGGCCGTCGCGAACCAGACCGACGCTACCTTCATCAAGATGGCTGGCTCCGAACTCGTCCAGAAGTTCATCGGCGAGGGCTCCCGGCTCGTCCGCGACCTATTCAAACTCGCAGAGGAAAAAGAGCCAGCGGTCATCTTCATCGACGAAATCGACGCCGTCGCGAGCAAGCGCACCGACTCGAAGACGTCGGGTGACGCTGAAGTTCAGCGGACCATGATGCAGTTGCTCTCTGAGATGGACGGCTTCGACGACCGCGGGGACATCCGCATCATCGCGGCGACCAACCGCTACGACATGCTCGACAGCGCTATCTTGCGCCCGGGCCGGTTCGACCGCCTCATCGAAGTGCCCGAACCGAACGAGGAGGGTCGCCTGCAAATCCTCCAGATTCACACGCGCCGGATGAATCTCGTAGAGGAAATCGACTTCGAGACGCTCGCCGCCGAAACTGAGGGATTCAGCGGCGCGGAGATAGAGAGCCTCTCGACGGAGGCCGGCATGTTCGCGCTGCGTGACGAGCGAACGGAAGTTCGGATGGCCGACTTCGTGGACGCCCTCGACAAACTCACGTCTGACGACGACCCCGTCGGCCAGCCAGTCGCGTTCTACTGA
- a CDS encoding pyruvoyl-dependent arginine decarboxylase yields MSTIRVVWGSGRAPTPMASFDAALKAANIHNYNLVTVSSVIPDDVTVEAVGTAPDLGPVGNRLTVVEGMATVSPGADESAAAALAWAQTLSGKGIFYEASGTDPEDVRARVETGLEAGKALRDWDFGESHVRVEAAEADPEEYVTALVVAAYGQSDPIV; encoded by the coding sequence ATGAGCACCATCCGCGTCGTCTGGGGGAGCGGGCGCGCGCCAACGCCCATGGCCTCGTTCGACGCCGCCCTCAAGGCGGCGAATATCCACAACTACAACCTCGTCACCGTCTCTTCAGTGATTCCAGACGACGTGACGGTCGAAGCCGTCGGTACGGCCCCCGACCTCGGTCCCGTCGGCAACCGCCTGACCGTTGTCGAGGGGATGGCAACCGTCTCCCCTGGCGCAGACGAATCCGCGGCGGCCGCCCTCGCGTGGGCGCAGACCCTCTCCGGAAAAGGCATTTTCTACGAAGCGTCGGGAACCGACCCCGAAGACGTTCGCGCCCGCGTCGAGACCGGACTCGAGGCTGGAAAAGCGCTTCGCGACTGGGACTTTGGCGAGTCGCACGTCCGTGTCGAGGCGGCCGAAGCGGACCCCGAGGAGTACGTCACGGCGCTCGTCGTGGCCGCCTACGGCCAGAGCGACCCCATCGTGTGA
- a CDS encoding DUF5811 family protein — protein MYGNTPYAGNDSTDRAAQPPALTPDQRRELRRGVVGVAARTREFLPDEYVIGTELTAGMDGTPHAFVAVHPPIGSPVSAGIAPDDGDFEREEGIISAEDREEVARSLAAQAALQVKQSLDSDVDATAR, from the coding sequence ATGTATGGAAACACCCCGTATGCGGGCAACGACAGCACCGACCGGGCGGCGCAACCCCCAGCGCTCACGCCCGACCAGCGCCGGGAACTCAGGCGGGGCGTCGTCGGTGTCGCCGCGCGAACGCGGGAGTTCCTCCCAGACGAGTACGTCATCGGCACGGAACTGACCGCGGGCATGGATGGGACCCCCCACGCCTTCGTTGCGGTTCACCCGCCGATTGGCTCGCCCGTGAGCGCCGGCATCGCCCCCGACGACGGTGACTTCGAGCGCGAAGAGGGCATTATCAGCGCCGAAGACCGCGAGGAAGTCGCTCGCAGTCTCGCCGCACAGGCGGCGCTGCAGGTAAAGCAGTCACTCGATTCCGACGTCGACGCCACCGCCCGCTAG
- the infB gene encoding translation initiation factor IF-2, translating to MSDNNTPDTHSLRTPIVAVLGHVDHGKTSLLDKIRGSAVIEGEAGAITQHIGATAVPLDVISEIAGDLVDPDDFDLPGLLFIDTPGHHSFSTLRSRGGALADIAVLVVDVNDGFQPQTLEAIDILKRTQTPFIVAANKIDTTPGWNPQPDTAVQETFDKQSDRARRKLEEKLYEVIGNMSDAGFSADFYWRVQNFQKNIGVVPVSALTGEGMADLLTVLMGLSQRYMKEAMEIDVTGPGAGTVLEVKEERGFGATLDVVLYNGSVREGDTIVVGGKNDPIVTDVRALLKPRPLAEIRTEKRFDRFDEVTAAAGIKIAAPDLDDAMAGAPVRVVRDRPVAEVIEEVEAELSEIDVHTADDGVVVKADTLGSLEAIASALKEAEVPIMRAEVGDVAPRDISVASTADEELNQVVLAFNVGVLDDAERRAEESGVKIFESDVIYQLIDDYEEHVDEIKRAQQTAVLDKIRRPARFQILQDHVFRQSNPAVVGVEVLSGTLKRNTPVVDFEGAEPKRVGMVKGIQEQGEDVDEARAGTRVSVAIDGPTVGRQIDEGDTLWAELPEKHAKILEQELKEDIPADEREALSMYLQKHRKRDPFWGK from the coding sequence ATGTCGGACAATAACACACCAGATACACACTCACTGCGGACCCCCATCGTCGCCGTCCTCGGCCACGTCGACCACGGCAAGACCAGTCTGCTCGACAAGATTCGCGGCTCCGCCGTCATCGAGGGCGAAGCCGGCGCAATTACTCAGCACATCGGGGCGACGGCCGTCCCCCTCGACGTCATCTCCGAAATCGCTGGCGACCTCGTCGACCCAGACGACTTCGACCTGCCGGGCCTGCTGTTCATCGACACGCCCGGTCACCACTCGTTTTCGACCCTGCGCTCGCGGGGCGGGGCACTCGCTGACATCGCCGTCCTCGTCGTAGACGTAAACGACGGCTTCCAGCCACAGACGCTCGAAGCTATCGACATCCTCAAACGCACGCAGACGCCGTTCATCGTCGCTGCGAACAAAATCGACACAACCCCCGGCTGGAACCCCCAACCGGACACCGCCGTCCAGGAAACCTTCGACAAGCAATCCGACCGCGCGCGCCGGAAACTCGAAGAGAAACTCTACGAGGTCATCGGCAACATGAGCGACGCCGGCTTCTCCGCCGACTTCTACTGGCGCGTCCAGAACTTCCAGAAGAACATCGGCGTCGTCCCCGTCTCCGCGCTCACCGGCGAGGGGATGGCGGACCTCCTGACCGTCCTCATGGGCCTCTCCCAGCGGTACATGAAGGAGGCCATGGAAATCGACGTGACCGGCCCCGGCGCAGGGACGGTTCTCGAAGTCAAAGAGGAACGCGGCTTCGGCGCAACCCTCGACGTGGTGCTCTACAACGGCTCTGTCCGCGAGGGCGACACCATCGTCGTCGGCGGGAAGAACGACCCTATCGTGACCGACGTGCGCGCGCTGCTCAAGCCGCGTCCGCTCGCAGAGATTCGTACGGAGAAACGCTTCGACCGTTTCGACGAAGTGACGGCGGCGGCGGGTATCAAAATCGCCGCCCCCGACTTAGACGACGCGATGGCCGGCGCGCCCGTGCGCGTCGTCCGCGACCGCCCGGTCGCGGAGGTCATCGAGGAAGTCGAGGCCGAACTCTCCGAAATCGACGTCCACACCGCGGACGACGGCGTGGTCGTGAAGGCGGACACCCTCGGCAGCCTCGAAGCGATTGCGAGCGCGCTGAAGGAAGCCGAAGTGCCAATCATGCGCGCCGAAGTCGGCGATGTGGCTCCCCGCGACATCTCCGTCGCCTCCACCGCCGACGAGGAACTAAATCAGGTCGTCCTCGCGTTCAACGTTGGCGTCTTAGACGACGCCGAGCGCCGCGCCGAGGAATCCGGCGTGAAAATCTTCGAATCCGACGTCATCTACCAGCTCATCGACGACTACGAGGAACACGTAGACGAAATCAAACGCGCCCAGCAGACCGCGGTGCTCGACAAGATTCGTCGCCCCGCCCGCTTCCAGATTCTCCAGGACCACGTCTTCCGCCAGTCGAACCCCGCGGTGGTGGGCGTCGAAGTCCTCTCTGGAACGCTCAAGCGCAACACGCCCGTCGTGGATTTCGAGGGTGCAGAACCCAAGCGCGTCGGCATGGTCAAAGGGATTCAAGAACAGGGTGAGGACGTGGACGAAGCCCGCGCCGGAACCCGCGTGAGCGTCGCCATCGACGGCCCGACCGTTGGCCGCCAAATCGACGAAGGCGACACGCTCTGGGCCGAGCTCCCCGAGAAGCACGCGAAGATTTTAGAGCAGGAACTGAAGGAAGACATTCCAGCCGACGAACGCGAGGCGCTCAGCATGTACCTGCAGAAGCACCGAAAGCGCGACCCGTTCTGGGGCAAATAA
- a CDS encoding plastocyanin/azurin family copper-binding protein, whose product MDRRTLLKHGLAVGTLGLLTGCTGGGDDGTTTQDTTTAAETTTQATTQTTTTAAETTTQQTTQATTTAAETTTQQTTPVQSAITITVGPGGNLRFSPTRASVQAGGEVTFTFDSSGHNVRPNSQPDGASWEGTPGGNGTTYQSGDEFTFTFDVPGTYEYYCAPHRSFGMEAILEVVE is encoded by the coding sequence ATGGACAGACGAACGCTACTGAAACATGGCCTCGCGGTCGGAACACTCGGACTGCTGACCGGTTGTACGGGCGGTGGCGACGATGGGACGACGACACAGGACACCACCACCGCGGCGGAAACGACAACCCAAGCCACGACGCAGACGACCACCACGGCAGCGGAAACGACGACTCAACAGACGACTCAGGCGACCACCACGGCAGCGGAGACCACGACCCAGCAGACGACGCCGGTTCAGTCGGCCATCACAATCACCGTCGGGCCGGGCGGCAACCTTCGCTTTTCGCCGACGCGGGCATCCGTGCAGGCCGGTGGCGAGGTGACCTTCACATTCGATTCGTCGGGTCACAACGTACGGCCGAATTCCCAGCCAGATGGGGCGAGTTGGGAGGGGACCCCCGGCGGCAACGGAACCACGTATCAGTCGGGCGACGAGTTCACGTTCACGTTCGACGTGCCCGGCACGTACGAGTACTACTGTGCGCCCCACCGCAGTTTCGGCATGGAAGCGATCCTCGAAGTGGTCGAATAG
- a CDS encoding PRC-barrel domain-containing protein has protein sequence MPEILAENLSGKAVMGSDGAEIGMLYNITMDLKTGSLNDLIVEPTEQTNTRNVDFSVDDSGRFKVPVNRVQAVKDHIVIRR, from the coding sequence ATGCCCGAAATACTCGCCGAGAATCTCTCGGGGAAGGCCGTCATGGGGTCAGACGGTGCTGAAATCGGGATGCTTTACAACATCACGATGGACCTCAAGACGGGGTCGCTGAACGACCTCATCGTCGAACCGACCGAACAGACCAACACGCGAAACGTCGACTTCAGCGTAGACGACAGCGGGCGGTTCAAAGTGCCCGTAAACCGCGTTCAGGCAGTGAAAGACCACATCGTCATCCGTCGGTAA
- a CDS encoding NOB1 family endonuclease, whose amino-acid sequence MHVLDTSAFINEYHTQAKKASIPLVREELEGEHAFRFDAMEGAGMYIHIPDDQSVETVERAARQSGDLAELSATDIRLIAAAYELEGTLVTDDYAMQNVAERLEVTVEVIAQDGIEEQRNWKFQCQGCGRVFDENKERCPICGTGLTRKNPGRA is encoded by the coding sequence ATGCACGTTCTCGACACGTCGGCCTTTATCAACGAGTACCACACGCAAGCCAAGAAAGCGTCCATCCCCCTCGTCCGCGAGGAACTGGAGGGCGAACACGCGTTCCGTTTCGACGCGATGGAAGGCGCCGGGATGTACATCCACATCCCCGACGACCAATCGGTCGAAACCGTCGAACGCGCCGCCCGCCAGTCGGGTGACTTAGCGGAACTCTCCGCTACTGACATACGCCTCATCGCGGCGGCCTACGAACTGGAAGGCACGCTCGTCACAGACGACTACGCGATGCAGAACGTCGCAGAGCGTCTCGAAGTCACCGTCGAGGTCATCGCTCAGGACGGCATCGAAGAGCAGCGAAACTGGAAGTTCCAGTGTCAGGGCTGTGGGCGCGTCTTCGACGAGAACAAAGAGCGCTGTCCCATCTGCGGGACGGGACTCACACGGAAGAACCCAGGCCGGGCCTAA
- a CDS encoding CopG family transcriptional regulator codes for MHRYSFLCEDQQAARVSELSAEYGLTEAEVLRQLVEAGLQSLD; via the coding sequence ATGCACCGTTACTCGTTTCTCTGTGAGGACCAGCAGGCAGCGCGGGTGTCGGAACTGTCTGCTGAGTACGGGCTCACAGAAGCAGAGGTGCTCCGGCAGTTGGTAGAAGCGGGCCTACAGTCGCTCGATTAG
- a CDS encoding CPBP family intramembrane glutamic endopeptidase gives MSKSPAASVGLALAGVALAAAFLPWTGSGVSVASLTVGSVAGAALAGLALLAFLLRRHDVIPRSWGAPLAGTASFAVVGVAAYALLAPATAGVPTPDVGRGLPIAAIAGLVSVGAAAADGAGVSTKHLVRMVQDVSTAAAVGLISFLVGMALSVIPASIVADAGFAIQFGVFTTFFGLGLALSAIAYLKIRDIGLDYIDIRRPSRRDLAYAVGGIVALYGAAIVIGLILESVGLSGAESSIEQQAREGNPTLLLVLIPLSWLVIGPGEELVFRNIVQKSLYDSFSEKAAVIVASIIFALIHIPQYYSATNPASTVTTLAVIFILSLLLGETYRRTKNLVVPILIHGTFNAVQFAQLYVQLAGSPV, from the coding sequence ATGTCAAAGAGCCCTGCGGCCAGCGTGGGCCTCGCGCTCGCTGGCGTCGCGCTCGCCGCCGCGTTCCTCCCGTGGACGGGAAGCGGCGTCTCCGTCGCCAGTCTGACCGTCGGCAGCGTCGCCGGTGCAGCCCTCGCCGGGCTTGCGTTGCTCGCCTTCCTCCTTCGCCGCCACGACGTGATTCCCCGGTCGTGGGGCGCTCCCCTCGCCGGCACCGCCAGTTTCGCCGTGGTCGGCGTAGCCGCCTACGCCCTCCTCGCGCCAGCGACGGCCGGCGTGCCGACCCCGGACGTGGGCCGCGGCCTCCCCATCGCGGCGATTGCGGGTCTCGTCTCGGTCGGCGCGGCCGCGGCAGACGGCGCGGGCGTCTCCACCAAACACCTCGTGCGAATGGTCCAGGACGTCTCGACGGCCGCGGCGGTCGGTCTCATCAGCTTCCTCGTCGGGATGGCGCTCTCGGTCATTCCGGCATCCATCGTCGCGGATGCAGGCTTCGCCATCCAGTTTGGCGTGTTCACCACCTTCTTCGGCCTCGGACTCGCCCTCTCGGCGATTGCCTACCTGAAGATTCGCGACATCGGCCTCGACTACATCGACATTCGGCGGCCCTCTCGCCGCGACCTCGCGTACGCGGTGGGCGGCATCGTCGCCCTCTACGGGGCGGCCATCGTCATCGGTCTCATCCTCGAGTCGGTCGGTCTCTCCGGGGCAGAGAGCAGCATCGAACAGCAAGCCAGAGAGGGGAACCCGACGCTGTTGCTCGTCCTGATTCCGCTCTCGTGGCTCGTCATCGGCCCGGGTGAGGAACTCGTGTTCCGAAACATCGTCCAGAAGTCGCTCTACGACAGTTTCTCGGAGAAAGCGGCCGTCATCGTCGCGAGCATCATCTTCGCCCTCATCCACATCCCCCAGTACTACAGCGCGACGAACCCCGCTTCGACGGTCACGACCCTCGCGGTCATCTTCATCCTCTCGTTGTTGCTCGGAGAGACCTACCGCCGGACGAAGAACCTCGTCGTCCCCATCCTCATCCACGGCACGTTCAACGCCGTTCAGTTCGCCCAGTTGTACGTCCAACTCGCCGGCAGTCCGGTGTGA
- a CDS encoding glucose-6-phosphate isomerase: protein MQLDVGNALASVAKPGVTEVALERLDERVESAHQRIERGRETHEHGYEALNLPAQTDAAEIRDAIAPLTDAESVLTVGIGGSALGAATISRALGIENAYVLDNVDPEHTSAVLDELDLATTAVNVVSRSGTTAETLATFLVVRDAMKAAGVDWTDQTIVTTGESGPLRDLADTHHLPTLTVPDGVPGRFSALSAVGLVPAAILGGDIEAVLEGGERAMESLSGSLFDSPAYAYGAIAYALDLRGAHINAMVPYAEALEPFAEWFAQLWAESLGKDGMGQTPVRALGATDQHSQLQLYRAGPNDKLVTLVRSQERDDREIPETGAEELAYLSGNSLGELLDAEFRATEASLAAASQPNVRIEIGRVDAVGIGDLLYSMEAACILAGELYSVETFTQPAVEWGKRAARGLLGGGDFAEAQAVADKETKWIR from the coding sequence ATGCAACTGGACGTCGGCAACGCACTCGCCTCGGTCGCGAAACCGGGCGTGACCGAAGTGGCCCTGGAACGCCTCGACGAGCGCGTCGAGAGCGCCCACCAGCGAATCGAACGCGGCAGAGAGACGCACGAACACGGGTATGAGGCGCTCAACCTCCCCGCGCAGACGGACGCCGCGGAGATTCGTGATGCCATCGCTCCGCTCACCGACGCCGAGTCGGTGCTCACCGTCGGCATCGGCGGCAGCGCCCTCGGGGCGGCGACCATCTCCCGGGCACTCGGCATCGAGAACGCCTACGTCCTCGATAACGTGGACCCAGAGCACACGAGCGCCGTCCTCGACGAACTCGACCTGGCGACCACCGCCGTGAACGTCGTCTCGCGCTCTGGCACGACGGCCGAGACGCTCGCCACGTTCCTCGTCGTTCGCGACGCGATGAAGGCCGCGGGCGTCGATTGGACTGACCAGACCATTGTCACCACCGGCGAGTCCGGCCCCCTCCGTGACCTCGCGGACACCCACCACCTGCCGACGCTCACGGTTCCGGACGGCGTGCCGGGTCGCTTCTCTGCGCTTTCTGCGGTCGGTCTCGTGCCCGCGGCCATCCTTGGCGGCGACATCGAAGCGGTTCTCGAAGGCGGCGAGCGAGCGATGGAGTCGCTCTCCGGGTCGCTGTTCGACTCCCCGGCCTACGCCTACGGCGCGATTGCCTACGCCCTCGACCTCCGGGGCGCACACATCAACGCGATGGTGCCCTACGCCGAGGCACTCGAACCGTTCGCCGAGTGGTTCGCCCAGCTCTGGGCCGAGAGCCTCGGCAAGGACGGCATGGGCCAGACGCCGGTGCGCGCCCTCGGCGCGACCGACCAGCACTCGCAGTTGCAGCTCTATCGGGCCGGCCCGAACGACAAACTCGTCACGCTCGTGCGCTCACAGGAGCGCGACGACCGAGAGATTCCAGAGACCGGTGCGGAGGAACTCGCCTACCTGAGTGGGAATTCGCTCGGTGAACTGCTGGATGCAGAGTTTCGCGCGACGGAAGCCTCCCTCGCCGCCGCGAGTCAGCCGAACGTCCGCATCGAAATCGGCCGCGTCGACGCCGTGGGCATCGGCGACCTGCTCTACAGCATGGAAGCGGCGTGCATCCTCGCGGGGGAACTCTACTCCGTCGAGACGTTCACCCAACCTGCCGTCGAGTGGGGCAAGCGCGCCGCACGCGGACTGCTCGGCGGTGGCGACTTCGCAGAAGCGCAGGCCGTCGCCGACAAAGAGACCAAGTGGATTCGCTGA
- a CDS encoding winged helix-turn-helix domain-containing protein — protein MGTAFDDLAFLAGSANRATVLLSLSNQPRDRHELEAETGASRVTLGRILADLTDKGWVRKQGHTYEVTGVGKLVATAFGTFLETMETISQLGPMAPWLPVENFGFDIERLDDALVTVPTTADPLAPYRRAAHTQRNASSLSVLTNATAPQNIEVIWRRTTAGDLKIEAILTGDVIDTIRSDEQMAAQFRDILASGQAEIRRYSGDIPFIVSIADETVDIAIADETGMPRGLIQVTDDAVRSWAEQTIARYRDQSDPLTCDAFSA, from the coding sequence ATGGGCACTGCATTCGACGATCTCGCGTTCCTCGCTGGATCAGCGAATCGGGCCACCGTCCTCCTCTCGTTGTCGAATCAGCCACGCGACCGTCACGAACTCGAAGCCGAGACGGGTGCGTCGCGGGTCACGCTGGGACGCATCCTCGCCGACCTTACAGACAAGGGGTGGGTTCGAAAGCAGGGCCACACGTACGAGGTGACGGGCGTTGGCAAACTCGTCGCCACGGCGTTCGGCACCTTTCTCGAAACGATGGAGACCATCTCGCAGTTGGGACCGATGGCCCCGTGGCTACCGGTTGAGAACTTCGGCTTCGACATCGAGCGCCTCGACGACGCCCTGGTCACCGTTCCAACGACGGCGGACCCGCTCGCCCCCTATCGGCGGGCGGCTCACACGCAGCGAAACGCGTCGTCGCTTTCGGTCCTCACGAACGCCACCGCCCCGCAGAACATCGAGGTCATTTGGCGGCGAACCACCGCTGGCGACCTGAAAATCGAAGCAATCCTCACCGGCGACGTCATCGACACCATCCGCAGCGACGAACAGATGGCCGCCCAGTTTCGCGACATTCTGGCCTCTGGACAGGCAGAGATCCGTCGCTACTCCGGCGACATCCCGTTCATCGTGTCCATCGCCGACGAGACGGTGGACATCGCCATCGCCGACGAAACCGGGATGCCTCGGGGCCTCATTCAGGTCACAGACGACGCAGTTCGGTCGTGGGCCGAACAGACCATCGCCCGATATCGCGACCAATCGGACCCGCTCACGTGCGACGCTTTCTCTGCCTGA